Proteins encoded within one genomic window of Arachis ipaensis cultivar K30076 chromosome B08, Araip1.1, whole genome shotgun sequence:
- the LOC107611631 gene encoding uncharacterized protein LOC107611631 produces the protein MVSESSRSSRRRGSAQKKGILCGHGERPVLRVSRTKENPGRRFWGCVYYEVNDECEFFRWEDPEAGSEDPHVARLKRKVVDLKADVKASEWKLKVAAVLGMVGWVACKNLAMKVEIVDMKFDYVLPMHYLYYRVVAL, from the exons ATGGTGTCGGAGAGCTCGAGGTCATCTCGGAGAAGGGGGTCTGCGCAGAAGAAGGGGATTCTTTGTGGGCATGGAGAGAGACCAGTGTTGCGAGTTTCCAGAACCAAGGAAAACCCAGGTCGCCGATTCTGGGGCTGCGTCTACTATGAG GTCAATGATGAATGTGAGTTTTTCCGTTGGGAAGATCCAGAAGCTGGGAGCGAAGATCCGCATGTTGCAAGGTTGAAGAGGAAAGTCGTAGACCTGAAGGCAGACGTGAAGGCATCTGAGTGGAAGTTGAAGGTTGCTGCAGTGTTAGGCATGGTTGGCTGGGTTGCTTGT AAAAATTTGGCAATGAAAGTGGAAATTGTTGACATGAAATTTGACTATGTGTTACCAATGCATTACCTGTATTATAGAGTAGTTGCACTTTAA